One stretch of Streptomyces sp. NBC_01363 DNA includes these proteins:
- a CDS encoding glycoside hydrolase family 3 protein has protein sequence MHHRTSRRTLLTATAATAVAAVTGVGLAPGAVAAQRSASSGHGGGQHNAAATTKRLKRIISGMTLEEKVGQLFVMRVYGHSATDPDQADIDANMAEIGVRTAAEMIDRYHVGGIIYFAWAHNTRDPHQIADLSNGIQRAGLAGPTPLPLLVSTDQEHGIVCRVGEPATLMPGAMALGAGGSRSDARRAGQIAGAELAAIGINQNYAPDADVNVNPANPVIGVRSFGSDPQSVAGMVAAQVTGYQGSGIASTAKHFPGHGDTSTDSHTGLPVINHTREQWAELDEPPFRAAIAAGIDSIMTAHIVVPALDPAEDPATLSHPILTGILREELGYDGVVVTDSLGMEGVRTKYGDERVPVLALKAGVDQLLNPPRLDVSWNAVLEAVKNGEISEARIDESILRILRLKAKLGLFDDPFVSHSGVDRTVGTRSHLAAADRIAERTTTLLANDGAVLPLSRRSHRNLLVVGADPASPSGTTGPPTTTLATAFGELGYAATALSTGTAPAKAKIDEAVAAAQGKDAVVVATYNVSATSSQRTLVSALAATGIPVITVAIRNPYDVAQLSGTGFAANLATYSWTDVELRAAARVIAGRAEPRGTLPVPVQRADDPARVLHPVGYGLRY, from the coding sequence GTGCACCACCGCACCTCCAGACGCACCCTCCTCACCGCCACCGCCGCGACGGCAGTCGCCGCCGTCACGGGCGTGGGCCTCGCCCCCGGCGCCGTCGCCGCCCAGAGGTCCGCGAGCAGCGGACACGGCGGCGGGCAGCACAATGCGGCCGCCACCACCAAGCGCCTCAAGCGGATCATCTCCGGGATGACCCTGGAGGAGAAGGTCGGGCAGCTCTTCGTGATGCGGGTGTACGGGCACTCCGCCACCGACCCCGACCAGGCCGACATCGACGCCAACATGGCCGAGATCGGGGTCCGCACGGCCGCCGAGATGATCGACAGGTACCACGTCGGCGGGATCATCTACTTCGCCTGGGCGCACAACACCCGCGACCCGCACCAGATCGCCGACCTCTCCAACGGCATCCAGCGCGCCGGTCTCGCCGGTCCCACCCCACTGCCGCTCCTCGTCTCCACCGACCAGGAGCACGGCATCGTCTGCCGGGTCGGCGAGCCCGCCACCCTGATGCCCGGCGCGATGGCGCTGGGCGCGGGCGGTTCGCGCTCCGACGCCCGCCGGGCCGGCCAGATCGCCGGCGCCGAACTGGCCGCGATCGGCATCAACCAGAACTACGCCCCGGACGCCGACGTCAACGTCAACCCGGCCAACCCAGTGATCGGCGTACGCTCCTTCGGCTCCGACCCGCAGTCCGTGGCCGGCATGGTCGCCGCGCAGGTGACGGGGTATCAGGGCAGCGGGATCGCCTCGACCGCCAAGCACTTCCCGGGCCACGGCGACACCAGCACCGACAGCCACACCGGGCTGCCCGTCATCAACCACACCCGGGAGCAGTGGGCCGAGCTGGACGAGCCGCCGTTCCGGGCCGCCATCGCCGCGGGCATCGACTCGATCATGACCGCGCACATCGTGGTACCGGCGCTGGACCCGGCGGAGGACCCGGCGACGCTGTCCCACCCGATCCTCACCGGCATCCTGCGCGAGGAGCTCGGCTATGACGGTGTCGTGGTGACCGACTCGCTCGGCATGGAAGGGGTGCGGACGAAGTACGGCGACGAGCGCGTGCCGGTCCTCGCCCTCAAGGCCGGCGTCGACCAGCTGCTCAACCCGCCGCGCCTCGACGTCTCCTGGAACGCCGTCCTGGAGGCCGTGAAGAACGGTGAGATCAGCGAGGCCCGGATCGATGAATCGATCCTGCGCATCCTGCGGCTGAAGGCGAAGCTCGGGCTGTTCGACGACCCGTTCGTCAGCCACTCGGGGGTGGACCGCACCGTCGGCACCCGGTCGCACCTCGCCGCCGCCGACCGGATCGCCGAGCGCACCACCACCCTGCTCGCCAACGACGGTGCGGTGCTGCCGCTCTCCCGCCGCTCCCACCGGAACCTGCTCGTGGTCGGCGCCGATCCCGCCTCCCCGTCCGGCACCACCGGCCCGCCGACCACCACGCTGGCCACCGCCTTCGGCGAACTGGGGTACGCGGCGACCGCGCTGTCCACCGGCACCGCCCCCGCCAAGGCGAAGATCGACGAGGCGGTGGCCGCCGCCCAGGGCAAGGACGCGGTGGTCGTGGCGACGTACAACGTCTCGGCGACGAGCTCGCAGCGCACCCTGGTGAGCGCGCTGGCGGCGACCGGCATCCCGGTGATCACGGTGGCGATCCGCAATCCGTACGACGTCGCCCAGCTGTCCGGGACCGGGTTCGCGGCGAACCTGGCCACGTACTCCTGGACCGATGTCGAACTGCGGGCCGCCGCCCGGGTGATCGCGGGCCGCGCCGAACCGCGGGGCACCCTGCCGGTCCCGGTGCAGCGCGCGGACGATCCGGCCCGGGTGCTGCACCCGGTCGGCTACGGGCTGAGGTACTAG